A single window of Grus americana isolate bGruAme1 chromosome 6, bGruAme1.mat, whole genome shotgun sequence DNA harbors:
- the FAM237A gene encoding protein FAM237A: MRLTCSLLIVGAFCVAPFLCHSQIDPLALGRADPQCWESSSAVLLEMRKPRISDSVSGFWDFMIFLKSSENLKHGALFWDLAQLFWDIYVDCVLSRTHGLGRRQLAEAKQIAPLRSQFTGRNQGILSHIQRLPALKKKDSFEDLTSIHMHKSKSTLLGRIIGELGKKRK, encoded by the exons ATGAGACTCACCTGCTCTCTGCTAATCGTGGGAGCATTCTGTGTGGCACCTTTCCTCTGCCATAGCCAAATTGATCCACTAGCTCTTGGGCGAGCAGACCCCCAGTGTTGGGAATCCTCCTCAGCTGTCTTACTGGAGATGAGGAAGCCTCGCATTTCTGACTCTGTCAGTGGCTTTTGGGACTTCATGATCTTCCTGAAATCATCAGAGAACTTGAAACATGGGGCTCTGTTCTGGGACCTGGCTCAGCTCTTCTGGGATATCTATGTGGACTGCGTGCTCTCAAGAACCCATGGCCTAGGGAGAAGGCAGCTAGCAGAAGCTAAACAGATCGCTCCTCTGCGTTCTCAGTTCACAGGGAGAAACCAAG GGATACTTTCTCATATTCAGAGGTTGCCagctctgaagaagaaagactCGTTTGAGGATTTAACAAGTATCCATATGCATAAGAGTAAATCTACATTACTTGGAAGAATCATCGGAGAGCtagggaaaaagaggaaatga
- the DYTN gene encoding dystrotelin isoform X2, translated as MPNAICSFQMHPDLQEAFNDVQSSVYRTALKLRSVQRLCQLDLIDVSLIQHILSNEQSQREKQISLKVQQISRMLTELFQRARLEKPGQVDPRAAEFTLSLLAAMYDRSGTGYIKTRSAAAALIALSGDTLLAKYRAFFQFYAVPDGKVTLITCSALRSLLTDLNQIPAIVGESCTMSCVEITTHSCFQGVLNSAIVEEKFLSWLRSEPVVLLWLPTCYRLSATEMVSHQARCRVCKIFPITGLRYRCLKCFNFDLCQVCFFTGRLSKPHKRSHPVVEHCVQMSAKANAKHFLRTIRNNLFQERCRRKEAQRRDLEIVKERHFPALKKTSPPAELSASPLPGPENLSFPVDRPVLDSPKLVSENRTVMQKSENISKTPEQGKTKAQAIASFEADVLKIQESIKSIRSESRYMKKQFNKWKDKMQFLHNCQEDKSCKIEAKLQSLRASHENLQMKLQQMKQEVKTMLLSSEHPFAQCQNTMPRNPHVFMERRMRRGLNPAQIRPTSRTCADWKSLNPPNSADRMQLLQTPEVPTAVDLMFSEDPLELASLQSNRPVMGQYKKAKETQTYLPELKENSLSGIMRNTVLTPTTVQIPPDEKEVSEEVELQHIVMKLKDALSLQAQPAQQSALQQEFFTTAERVCRSFSDLINQVTPSACK; from the exons TGGATTTGATTGATGTTTCTTTGATTCAGCACATCCTATCAAATGAACAGAGCCAGAGggaaaaacagatttctctGAAAGTGCAGCAGATCTCTAGAATGCTGACAGAACTATTCCAAAGGGCGAGATTGGAAAAACCAGGCCAGGTAGATCCAAGAGCCGCTGAATTCACGTTAAGCCTGCTAGCTGCCATGTATGACAG atCTGGAACAGGTTATATCAAAACTAgatctgctgcagctgccctaATTGCCCTTTCAGGAGACACTCTACTGGCTAAATACAGAG ctttcttccagttttatGCTGTCCCTGATGGGAAGGTGACCTTGATTACCTGTAGTGCCCTGAGAAGCCTACTAACAGATTTAAATCAG ATCCCAGCCATTGTGGGAGAAAGCTGCACTATGTCTTGTGTGGAAATTACGACTCACAGCTGTTTCCAAGGG gttCTGAATTCAGCAATTGTTGAAGAAAAATTCCTGTCATGGCTGAGATCAGAGCCTGTTGTTCTCCTATGGCTCCCTACATGTTACAGATTATCAGCCACAGAAATGGTTTCTCACCAAGCTAGATGTAGAGTCTGCAAAATTTTCCCTATTACAGGCCTCAG GTATCGGTGTCTGAAGTGCTTCAATTTTGACCTTTGCCAAGTGTGCTTTTTCACTGGCCGTCTCAGCAAACCACATAAGAGGTCACATCCTGTTGTGGAACACTGTGTGCAG ATGTCAGCAAAGGCGAATGCAAAGCACTTTCTCCGCACCATCAGGAACAACCTGTTTCAAGAGCgctgcagaagaaaggaggcTCAAAGGAGGGATCTGGAGATAGTGAAGGAGAGGCACTTCCCTGCTCTCAAAAAGACTTC TCCCCCTGCAGAACTCAGTGCTTCACCACTACCTGGCCCTGAAAACCTGTCTTTCCCAGTGGACAGACCTGTCCTGGATTCACCCAAGCTTGtatctgaaaacagaactgTAATGCAAAAGAGTGAGAATATCAGCAAGACACCAGAGCAAGGCAAGACAAAAGCTCAG gCAATAGCCTCTTTTGAAGCAGATGTGTTGAAAATACAGGAATCCATCAAAAGCATTCGCAGTGAGAGCAG GTACATGAAGAAGCAGTTCAACAAATGGAAGgacaaaatgcaatttcttcACAACTGCCAGGAAGACAAAAGCTGCAAAATAGAGGCAAAGCTCCAAAGCCTGAGAGCAAGCCATGAAAACCTGCAAATGAAGCTGCAGCAAATGAAGCAAGAAGTAAAG ACAATGCTGCTGTCATCAGAGCATCCTTTTGCACAGTGTCAGAATACAATGCCAAGAAATCCACATGTCTTCATGGAAAGGAGAATGCGGCGTGGATTAAATCCTGCCCAAATAAGGCCTACTTCCAGAACATGTGCAGACTGGAAATCTCTGAATCCTCCTAACTCTGCAGATAGAATGCAGCTTTTACAGACACCTGAGGTTCCCACTGCAGTGGACTTGATGTTCTCTGAAGACCCACTGGAGTTAGCATCCCTGCAGAGCAACAGACCTGTTATGGGACAgtataaaaaagcaaaagagactCAAACATATCTGCCTGAATTGAAAGAAAACTCCCTCAGTGGCATCATGAGAAACACAGTTCTTACTCCCACTACAGTGCAGATACCACCTGATGAGAAGGAAGTCAGTGAGGAAGTGGAACTGCAGCACATAGTGATGAAACTGAAGGATGCATTGTCTCTCCAGGCCCAACCAG ctCAACAGTCTGCTTTGCAGCAGGAGTTCTTCACCACAGCTGAACGCGTTTGCAGATCCTTTTCTGACCTCATCAACCAAGTAACTCCATCAGCTTGTAAATGA
- the DYTN gene encoding dystrotelin isoform X1, translating into MLTELFQRARLEKPGQVDPRAAEFTLSLLAAMYDRSGTGYIKTRSAAAALIALSGDTLLAKYRAFFQFYAVPDGKVTLITCSALRSLLTDLNQIPAIVGESCTMSCVEITTHSCFQGVLNSAIVEEKFLSWLRSEPVVLLWLPTCYRLSATEMVSHQARCRVCKIFPITGLRYRCLKCFNFDLCQVCFFTGRLSKPHKRSHPVVEHCVQMSAKANAKHFLRTIRNNLFQERCRRKEAQRRDLEIVKERHFPALKKTSPPAELSASPLPGPENLSFPVDRPVLDSPKLVSENRTVMQKSENISKTPEQGKTKAQAIASFEADVLKIQESIKSIRSESRYMKKQFNKWKDKMQFLHNCQEDKSCKIEAKLQSLRASHENLQMKLQQMKQEVKTMLLSSEHPFAQCQNTMPRNPHVFMERRMRRGLNPAQIRPTSRTCADWKSLNPPNSADRMQLLQTPEVPTAVDLMFSEDPLELASLQSNRPVMGQYKKAKETQTYLPELKENSLSGIMRNTVLTPTTVQIPPDEKEVSEEVELQHIVMKLKDALSLQAQPAQQSALQQEFFTTAERVCRSFSDLINQVTPSACK; encoded by the exons ATGCTGACAGAACTATTCCAAAGGGCGAGATTGGAAAAACCAGGCCAGGTAGATCCAAGAGCCGCTGAATTCACGTTAAGCCTGCTAGCTGCCATGTATGACAG atCTGGAACAGGTTATATCAAAACTAgatctgctgcagctgccctaATTGCCCTTTCAGGAGACACTCTACTGGCTAAATACAGAG ctttcttccagttttatGCTGTCCCTGATGGGAAGGTGACCTTGATTACCTGTAGTGCCCTGAGAAGCCTACTAACAGATTTAAATCAG ATCCCAGCCATTGTGGGAGAAAGCTGCACTATGTCTTGTGTGGAAATTACGACTCACAGCTGTTTCCAAGGG gttCTGAATTCAGCAATTGTTGAAGAAAAATTCCTGTCATGGCTGAGATCAGAGCCTGTTGTTCTCCTATGGCTCCCTACATGTTACAGATTATCAGCCACAGAAATGGTTTCTCACCAAGCTAGATGTAGAGTCTGCAAAATTTTCCCTATTACAGGCCTCAG GTATCGGTGTCTGAAGTGCTTCAATTTTGACCTTTGCCAAGTGTGCTTTTTCACTGGCCGTCTCAGCAAACCACATAAGAGGTCACATCCTGTTGTGGAACACTGTGTGCAG ATGTCAGCAAAGGCGAATGCAAAGCACTTTCTCCGCACCATCAGGAACAACCTGTTTCAAGAGCgctgcagaagaaaggaggcTCAAAGGAGGGATCTGGAGATAGTGAAGGAGAGGCACTTCCCTGCTCTCAAAAAGACTTC TCCCCCTGCAGAACTCAGTGCTTCACCACTACCTGGCCCTGAAAACCTGTCTTTCCCAGTGGACAGACCTGTCCTGGATTCACCCAAGCTTGtatctgaaaacagaactgTAATGCAAAAGAGTGAGAATATCAGCAAGACACCAGAGCAAGGCAAGACAAAAGCTCAG gCAATAGCCTCTTTTGAAGCAGATGTGTTGAAAATACAGGAATCCATCAAAAGCATTCGCAGTGAGAGCAG GTACATGAAGAAGCAGTTCAACAAATGGAAGgacaaaatgcaatttcttcACAACTGCCAGGAAGACAAAAGCTGCAAAATAGAGGCAAAGCTCCAAAGCCTGAGAGCAAGCCATGAAAACCTGCAAATGAAGCTGCAGCAAATGAAGCAAGAAGTAAAG ACAATGCTGCTGTCATCAGAGCATCCTTTTGCACAGTGTCAGAATACAATGCCAAGAAATCCACATGTCTTCATGGAAAGGAGAATGCGGCGTGGATTAAATCCTGCCCAAATAAGGCCTACTTCCAGAACATGTGCAGACTGGAAATCTCTGAATCCTCCTAACTCTGCAGATAGAATGCAGCTTTTACAGACACCTGAGGTTCCCACTGCAGTGGACTTGATGTTCTCTGAAGACCCACTGGAGTTAGCATCCCTGCAGAGCAACAGACCTGTTATGGGACAgtataaaaaagcaaaagagactCAAACATATCTGCCTGAATTGAAAGAAAACTCCCTCAGTGGCATCATGAGAAACACAGTTCTTACTCCCACTACAGTGCAGATACCACCTGATGAGAAGGAAGTCAGTGAGGAAGTGGAACTGCAGCACATAGTGATGAAACTGAAGGATGCATTGTCTCTCCAGGCCCAACCAG ctCAACAGTCTGCTTTGCAGCAGGAGTTCTTCACCACAGCTGAACGCGTTTGCAGATCCTTTTCTGACCTCATCAACCAAGTAACTCCATCAGCTTGTAAATGA